The following coding sequences lie in one Frigoribacterium sp. SL97 genomic window:
- a CDS encoding O-antigen ligase family protein gives MIVVLAGAAAAALVAFVGGLLLPADRRRGAALVVAFAVLISTTSGSAPDIVRHAAVAAVAGVSVAALVSPRSWSVGRPRATLATTAFFAFSIVCVLALAPSTIVLMAELAAIGVAVSWLVSTSSPRDLRVFVRGLVVLGLAQVVVGVVELTVTHRPIPFGYKVLATGRSFVSDNKILPGGLVRVEGTLGHPIPYAVFLAVCLVLVLVARRTFPVWFPPFAVLVLSAGILLSGSRSVVAAVLLAVTYVLMTSEARSRAAKIVLTVLGAVAGAAALASEIVDAVGTLVASGSYENRMGAVRSVPGLLARPALEALAGSGFGSEAELYARGLLPQEGFTVVDNQLVTTLATFGIAGIVSLVAALVVGFVHASRTGRAVLVVMIVTLFSFDYFVWFSTSAILWAFCALQDRPGDDRAALDPSGAHPSGSHRGRDDRGRDDRVLGDASDRPGVVGGTLTAAR, from the coding sequence ATGATCGTCGTCCTCGCCGGTGCCGCCGCGGCGGCCCTGGTCGCATTCGTCGGCGGGCTCCTCCTGCCGGCCGACCGGCGACGAGGCGCGGCGCTCGTCGTCGCCTTCGCCGTCCTGATCTCGACGACGTCGGGTTCCGCGCCCGACATCGTCCGCCACGCCGCCGTGGCCGCCGTGGCCGGAGTCTCGGTGGCGGCACTCGTCTCGCCCCGCTCGTGGTCCGTCGGCCGCCCGCGGGCCACACTGGCGACGACCGCGTTCTTCGCCTTCTCGATCGTCTGCGTGCTGGCGCTCGCCCCGTCGACGATCGTCCTCATGGCCGAGCTCGCGGCGATCGGGGTCGCGGTCTCGTGGCTCGTGTCGACGTCGTCGCCCCGCGACCTCCGCGTGTTCGTCCGCGGTCTCGTCGTCCTCGGCCTCGCGCAGGTCGTGGTCGGAGTCGTGGAGCTCACGGTCACCCATCGTCCGATCCCCTTCGGGTACAAGGTCCTCGCGACGGGCCGCTCGTTCGTCAGCGACAACAAGATCCTGCCCGGTGGTCTCGTCCGGGTCGAGGGCACCCTCGGCCACCCCATCCCGTACGCCGTGTTCCTCGCGGTCTGCCTGGTCCTCGTCCTCGTCGCGCGGCGGACCTTCCCCGTCTGGTTCCCGCCGTTCGCCGTCCTCGTGCTGTCGGCGGGCATCCTGCTGTCGGGAAGCCGAAGCGTCGTCGCCGCCGTCCTCCTCGCCGTGACCTACGTCCTGATGACCTCCGAGGCGCGGTCCCGGGCAGCGAAGATCGTGCTGACGGTGCTCGGGGCGGTCGCGGGTGCCGCCGCCCTGGCGTCCGAGATCGTCGACGCGGTCGGGACGCTCGTGGCATCCGGCTCGTACGAGAACCGGATGGGGGCGGTCCGATCGGTCCCCGGACTCCTCGCGCGGCCCGCGCTCGAGGCATTGGCCGGCAGCGGCTTCGGAAGCGAGGCCGAGTTGTACGCCCGTGGCCTCCTGCCCCAGGAGGGCTTCACGGTCGTGGACAACCAGCTCGTGACCACGCTCGCCACGTTCGGTATCGCCGGGATCGTCTCGCTGGTGGCGGCGCTCGTCGTCGGGTTCGTCCACGCCTCCCGGACGGGGCGGGCAGTCCTCGTCGTCATGATCGTCACCCTCTTCTCGTTCGACTACTTCGTCTGGTTCTCGACGTCCGCGATCTTGTGGGCCTTCTGCGCCTTGCAGGACCGTCCCGGCGACGACCGAGCCGCGCTGGACCCGTCCGGGGCGCACCCGTCAGGGTCGCACCGGGGTCGCGACGACCGGGGTCGCGACGACCGCGTCCTCGGCGACGCGTCGGACCGGCCCGGCGTCGTCGGCGGCACCCTCACGGCAGCCCGCTGA
- a CDS encoding glycosyltransferase, which yields MSGPSGRPTRAPRPGAGPLRVLQYGVHDTGYPRNVRVRAHLEGRLGASVVVAPRSRAAGRLRRAIEDVRSLVRGARRADVVLLSEFRLSHAPLAWLVARLQGAALVVDGFVGLHETAVDDWRRVSPASPAALRFRVLDAAAVRCADLYLIDTEPRAAEIVRRHGPSATVVPLAVGAPTWATRQPPAPPHDALRVLYYGGYIPLHGVDLVVDALTLIGTRRRVEVVLVGDGPARRAVEARVRRAGLGDRCTFVDAVPEGELLAHIARADVVLGVFGSSAKARGVVANKVWQGLACGRTVVTQRSSALDDVRCAAGGLLVQTEPASASSIADALVGAPLAHQAESPRDVAERLESVVQRSYDRFTDHLSALGPRRVHS from the coding sequence ATGAGCGGACCGTCCGGTCGCCCGACCCGAGCGCCTCGCCCGGGGGCGGGTCCCCTCCGGGTCCTCCAGTACGGGGTGCACGACACGGGCTACCCCCGCAACGTCCGCGTGCGGGCCCATCTCGAAGGACGGCTCGGCGCGTCGGTCGTCGTCGCGCCGCGGTCGCGTGCCGCGGGTCGGCTGCGTCGTGCGATCGAGGACGTCCGCTCGCTCGTCAGGGGCGCCCGGCGCGCCGACGTCGTCCTGCTCTCCGAGTTCCGGCTCAGCCACGCGCCGCTCGCGTGGCTCGTCGCCCGTCTGCAGGGTGCCGCTCTCGTCGTCGACGGGTTCGTCGGTCTCCACGAGACCGCGGTCGACGACTGGCGGCGGGTCTCCCCGGCATCGCCCGCGGCCCTCCGGTTCCGTGTGCTCGACGCCGCGGCCGTGAGGTGCGCGGATCTCTACCTGATCGACACCGAGCCACGGGCCGCCGAGATCGTCCGGCGCCACGGCCCCTCGGCGACGGTCGTCCCCCTCGCCGTCGGTGCCCCGACCTGGGCCACCCGGCAGCCGCCCGCTCCGCCTCACGACGCACTCCGGGTCTTGTACTACGGGGGGTACATCCCCCTCCACGGCGTCGATCTCGTCGTCGACGCCCTCACACTGATCGGGACCCGTCGCCGGGTCGAGGTCGTCCTCGTCGGCGACGGTCCCGCCCGCCGGGCCGTCGAGGCCCGGGTCCGTCGAGCGGGCCTCGGCGACCGGTGCACCTTCGTCGACGCGGTGCCCGAGGGCGAACTCCTCGCCCACATCGCCCGGGCCGACGTCGTCCTGGGGGTCTTCGGCTCCTCGGCCAAGGCCCGCGGCGTCGTGGCGAACAAGGTCTGGCAGGGGCTGGCGTGCGGTCGGACCGTCGTCACCCAGCGATCGAGCGCCCTCGACGACGTCCGGTGCGCGGCAGGGGGCCTGCTCGTCCAGACCGAGCCGGCCAGCGCCTCCTCGATCGCCGACGCGTTGGTGGGGGCCCCGCTCGCCCACCAGGCGGAGTCGCCGCGCGACGTCGCCGAGCGCCTCGAGTCGGTGGTGCAGAGATCGTACGACCGGTTCACGGACCACCTGTCGGCCCTCGGCCCTCGGCGGGTCCACTCGTGA
- a CDS encoding glycosyltransferase, with the protein MPSSAPSPAAGGSRSAPRVLLVAAPLMARSGVYRSTHDLVAEARGRGLDWRAVVGLRPTARGTVATTPGVREVTVRAHGRAVVDEVAGLVTSAPEADAADVVVTLVTQSDVALARLRRHGSTPWVAWVRGLPWPAPGEQARLRRVALRLVEGRALRGADDVWATTPVLADEVARARRPHLVPAGIRLSARSSWGEAATPLVWAARFDVDKRPAAFVELAARAGVPGRLHGQGPLEDRLRASLPDGVTMPGWVDPARLWDDAGLFVGTASREAFGRSAVEAAAAGVPVLLGDSYGAAPLLVTDPDLRRRFVLPVGEPDRWLSAVRDLTADRALRRTVSDHVAANASLLSVGASVDAVVDRLSRLGITAAAR; encoded by the coding sequence GTGCCGTCGTCCGCCCCGTCCCCCGCCGCTGGCGGCTCCCGCTCGGCGCCCCGGGTCCTGCTCGTCGCGGCGCCGTTGATGGCCCGCAGCGGGGTCTACCGCTCGACCCACGACCTGGTCGCCGAAGCGAGGGGCCGGGGGCTCGACTGGCGAGCCGTCGTGGGGCTGCGCCCGACGGCTCGCGGCACGGTCGCGACCACCCCCGGCGTCCGCGAGGTGACGGTCCGTGCGCACGGTCGCGCGGTCGTCGACGAGGTCGCCGGTCTCGTGACGAGCGCCCCCGAGGCCGATGCCGCCGACGTGGTCGTCACGCTCGTCACGCAGAGCGACGTCGCCCTCGCCCGGCTGCGCCGTCACGGGTCCACGCCCTGGGTGGCGTGGGTCCGCGGACTGCCGTGGCCCGCTCCCGGCGAGCAGGCGCGCCTCCGTCGGGTCGCCCTCCGCCTCGTCGAGGGTCGCGCCCTGCGCGGGGCCGACGACGTCTGGGCGACGACGCCGGTCCTCGCCGACGAGGTGGCACGGGCGCGCCGTCCCCACCTCGTCCCGGCCGGCATCCGTCTCTCGGCCCGCAGCTCGTGGGGCGAGGCGGCCACGCCTCTCGTCTGGGCGGCCCGGTTCGACGTCGACAAGCGGCCTGCGGCGTTCGTCGAGCTCGCGGCACGGGCGGGCGTCCCCGGCCGCCTGCACGGGCAGGGTCCGCTCGAGGACCGGCTCCGCGCCTCCTTGCCCGACGGCGTGACCATGCCCGGGTGGGTCGACCCGGCGAGGCTGTGGGACGACGCCGGACTCTTCGTCGGGACGGCCTCACGAGAGGCCTTCGGCCGCAGCGCCGTCGAGGCCGCCGCCGCGGGCGTGCCCGTCCTGCTGGGTGACAGCTACGGTGCCGCGCCCCTCCTCGTGACCGACCCCGACCTGCGACGACGATTCGTCCTGCCCGTGGGCGAACCCGACCGGTGGCTGTCCGCCGTCCGCGACCTGACCGCCGACCGCGCGCTGCGCCGGACGGTCTCGGACCACGTCGCCGCCAACGCCTCGCTATTGTCCGTCGGCGCGTCGGTCGACGCCGTGGTCGACCGTCTGTCCCGGCTCGGCATCACGGCGGCCGCCCGATGA
- a CDS encoding TrmH family RNA methyltransferase, giving the protein MPQDESPTPPNDELTHGVGPWPGGEEAWPDGDHFDPELLRDGDRRNVVDRYRYWTMEAVVADIDAHRHGFHVAVENWQHDMNIGSIVRSANAFAADTVHIIGRRRWNKRGAMVTDRYQHVLHHPDVETFLAWAREQRLPVLAVDNVEGSVPIETFDLPERCVLVFGQEGPGLSPEALAAAEAVLEISQFGSTRSINAAAAAAVVMHSWVVRHRF; this is encoded by the coding sequence ATGCCCCAGGACGAGTCCCCGACCCCGCCGAACGACGAGCTGACGCACGGCGTGGGACCCTGGCCGGGGGGCGAGGAGGCCTGGCCCGACGGGGACCACTTCGACCCCGAGTTGCTGCGCGACGGTGACCGCCGCAACGTCGTCGACCGCTACCGGTACTGGACGATGGAGGCCGTGGTGGCCGACATCGACGCCCATCGGCACGGCTTCCACGTCGCCGTCGAGAACTGGCAGCACGACATGAACATCGGGTCGATCGTGCGCAGTGCCAACGCCTTCGCGGCCGACACCGTGCACATCATCGGTCGCCGTCGATGGAACAAGCGGGGGGCGATGGTCACCGACCGGTACCAGCACGTGCTGCACCACCCCGACGTCGAGACGTTCCTGGCGTGGGCCCGTGAGCAGCGCCTCCCCGTCCTCGCCGTCGACAACGTCGAGGGGTCGGTGCCGATCGAGACGTTCGACCTGCCCGAGCGCTGCGTCCTCGTCTTCGGGCAGGAGGGGCCGGGCCTGTCGCCCGAGGCGCTCGCGGCGGCCGAGGCCGTGCTCGAGATCTCGCAGTTCGGCTCGACGCGCAGCATCAACGCGGCGGCGGCCGCCGCCGTGGTGATGCACTCGTGGGTCGTGCGTCACCGCTTCTGA
- a CDS encoding HAD-IIA family hydrolase, whose translation MGAREDVECWLTDMDGVLVHENHALPGAAELIQQWQDEGTPYLVLTNNSIFTPRDLAARLRASGLHVPEERIWTSALATADFCRSQMPGGSAFVIGEAGMTTALHEAGFIMTETNPDYVVVGETRNYSFDSITKAVRLILGGARFIVTNPDATGPSADGVLPATGAIAAMISKATNKEPYVVGKPNPMMFRSAMNRIGAHSENTAMIGDRMDTDIMAGIEAGLHTILVMTGISDQAEIDRYPFRPNEILAGVHELVRSEPIESDVVPSEA comes from the coding sequence ATGGGTGCACGCGAAGACGTCGAATGCTGGCTGACCGACATGGACGGCGTGCTCGTCCACGAGAACCACGCCCTGCCCGGCGCGGCCGAACTGATCCAGCAGTGGCAGGACGAGGGCACGCCCTACCTGGTGCTGACGAACAACTCGATCTTCACCCCGCGCGACCTGGCGGCCCGTCTGCGCGCCTCGGGGCTGCACGTGCCCGAGGAGCGCATCTGGACGAGCGCGCTCGCCACCGCCGACTTCTGCCGGTCGCAGATGCCCGGCGGCTCGGCCTTCGTCATCGGCGAGGCCGGCATGACCACCGCCCTGCACGAGGCGGGGTTCATCATGACCGAGACGAACCCCGACTACGTCGTCGTGGGCGAGACGCGCAACTACTCGTTCGACTCGATCACCAAGGCCGTGCGGCTCATCCTGGGCGGTGCACGCTTCATCGTCACGAACCCCGACGCCACGGGCCCGAGCGCCGACGGCGTGCTGCCCGCGACGGGCGCGATCGCCGCGATGATCTCGAAGGCCACCAACAAGGAGCCCTACGTCGTCGGCAAGCCCAACCCGATGATGTTCCGTTCGGCGATGAACCGCATCGGCGCGCACAGCGAGAACACGGCGATGATCGGCGACCGGATGGACACCGACATCATGGCCGGCATCGAGGCCGGGCTGCACACCATCCTCGTGATGACCGGCATCAGCGACCAGGCCGAGATCGATCGCTACCCGTTCCGGCCGAACGAGATCCTGGCCGGGGTGCACGAACTGGTGCGCAGCGAGCCGATCGAGTCCGACGTGGTGCCGTCCGAGGCCTGA
- a CDS encoding septum formation family protein — protein MTDDRPRGDDGDDAGRDDGDDAGRDDASDWLAAQFDGADDDATDTPSGGAGRLPDAAPEDVPTQALDLPPATRAVDVPHDDDDPERPADPGGASVPTGSAEVSPPTPLPFVVPESPAGTPPPKTSGHPQALDLGALTGSVPPPPPSSVPVPDLPAQPESRRPESPPSDPDDADDAGDAAQASGLADVEERAGVSDEPGPFTALISAPRAESAEPATFDWDALPEPEPEPEPEPEPEPEPGPEPGPEPEPEPEPEPEHRAEPTFQAAAEPEPTPEAEIEPERLVEPEFQAEPEQTPEPEPMREPEPEFHADPEPEPASDVEPEPEPTPEAEIEPERLVEPEFQAEPEQTPEPEPMREPEPEFHADPEPEPASDVEPEPEPAVDSREGGVEAPWWVEEHHEMTRRERRLAEAAAAAAAAAAAVASRGGVEPGVPGAAAVPSAPKPTPSPTTQASSVSEPRADSGSRGDREPTFTEILGVVPSGAGTASVEPRGARPESEHEPEHATNADDAPGAWSLSGSGDVPPSEVGPVPDVEQSSRADRDPNADADDEGLDDGAEVTTATALFAPPRSALDERADVDDPGVDDTQVLPGVSMSATSALTGERPRREVGGAGVFVPQTRPVDERPATTPRTAGLAEWVRSHKGLAAVGAGLVILLLLVALFFLSRSLFASTDDLTSDASAAAAAPTASRTVTAAPVEPAAEVAPAGPLAAGTHSYADLQGGECFSAFESAWQQDYEVADCAQPHVAQLTRLGTLDGDAAAAYPGADVLQSQMNLLCTGADALDRQAAAAYPDVQLLASFPADADAWAAGDRTYSCFVNRSGGEPLTTSLVAVAG, from the coding sequence GTGACCGACGACCGGCCCAGGGGCGACGACGGCGACGACGCCGGGCGCGACGACGGCGACGACGCCGGGCGCGACGACGCCAGCGACTGGCTCGCCGCCCAGTTCGACGGTGCCGACGACGACGCGACCGACACCCCGTCAGGAGGCGCGGGTCGTCTTCCCGACGCCGCCCCCGAGGACGTCCCCACGCAGGCGCTCGACCTGCCGCCGGCCACGCGCGCGGTCGACGTCCCCCACGACGACGACGACCCCGAGCGACCGGCTGACCCGGGTGGTGCTTCAGTGCCCACGGGCTCGGCCGAGGTGTCGCCTCCGACCCCCTTGCCGTTCGTCGTGCCCGAGTCCCCGGCCGGGACGCCTCCGCCGAAGACCTCCGGCCACCCCCAGGCACTCGACCTCGGAGCGCTGACGGGGTCCGTGCCGCCGCCGCCTCCGTCGTCCGTGCCCGTTCCCGACCTTCCCGCTCAGCCCGAGTCGAGGCGACCCGAGTCGCCGCCGTCCGACCCCGATGACGCCGATGACGCCGGTGATGCCGCTCAGGCGTCGGGTCTCGCCGACGTCGAGGAGCGTGCCGGCGTGAGCGACGAGCCAGGGCCCTTCACCGCCCTCATCTCGGCACCCCGGGCCGAATCCGCCGAACCAGCGACCTTCGACTGGGATGCTCTGCCCGAGCCCGAGCCCGAGCCCGAGCCCGAGCCCGAGCCCGAGCCCGAGCCCGGGCCCGAGCCCGGGCCCGAGCCCGAGCCCGAGCCCGAGCCCGAGCCCGAGCACCGAGCGGAGCCGACGTTCCAAGCGGCGGCAGAGCCCGAGCCGACGCCCGAGGCCGAAATCGAGCCCGAGCGCCTCGTTGAGCCGGAGTTCCAAGCAGAGCCGGAGCAGACGCCCGAGCCCGAGCCGATGCGCGAGCCCGAGCCGGAGTTCCATGCAGACCCCGAGCCCGAGCCGGCGTCCGATGTCGAGCCCGAGCCCGAGCCGACGCCCGAGGCCGAAATCGAGCCCGAGCGCCTCGTTGAGCCGGAGTTCCAAGCAGAGCCGGAGCAGACGCCCGAGCCCGAGCCGATGCGCGAGCCCGAGCCGGAGTTCCATGCAGACCCCGAGCCCGAGCCGGCGTCCGATGTCGAGCCCGAGCCCGAGCCGGCCGTCGATTCCCGCGAGGGCGGTGTCGAGGCGCCGTGGTGGGTCGAAGAGCACCACGAGATGACGCGGCGCGAGCGTCGCCTGGCCGAGGCGGCCGCGGCTGCTGCGGCCGCTGCCGCCGCGGTGGCCTCCCGTGGCGGGGTCGAGCCCGGCGTCCCCGGCGCCGCGGCGGTCCCCTCGGCGCCGAAGCCGACGCCGTCCCCCACGACCCAGGCGTCGTCCGTCTCGGAGCCCAGGGCCGACTCCGGCTCGAGGGGGGACCGCGAGCCCACCTTCACCGAGATCCTCGGCGTCGTCCCGTCAGGTGCCGGCACCGCGTCCGTCGAGCCGCGGGGCGCACGTCCCGAGAGCGAGCACGAGCCCGAGCACGCGACGAACGCGGACGACGCCCCCGGCGCCTGGTCGCTGTCCGGCTCCGGCGACGTGCCGCCGTCCGAGGTCGGGCCCGTGCCCGACGTCGAGCAGTCGTCCCGCGCCGACCGAGACCCAAACGCCGACGCCGATGACGAGGGCCTGGACGACGGGGCCGAGGTGACGACCGCGACCGCGCTGTTCGCGCCTCCTCGTTCCGCCCTCGACGAGCGCGCCGACGTCGACGACCCTGGGGTCGATGACACGCAGGTGCTGCCCGGCGTCTCGATGAGCGCCACCTCGGCCCTGACGGGTGAGCGGCCCCGCCGTGAGGTCGGCGGAGCCGGCGTGTTCGTGCCCCAGACCCGTCCGGTGGACGAGAGGCCCGCCACGACCCCCCGCACGGCGGGCCTGGCCGAGTGGGTCCGGTCGCACAAGGGCCTGGCCGCCGTGGGTGCCGGGCTCGTCATCCTGTTGCTGCTGGTCGCGCTCTTCTTCCTCTCGCGATCGCTCTTCGCCTCCACCGACGACCTGACGAGCGACGCGTCGGCCGCCGCCGCGGCACCGACCGCGTCCCGGACCGTGACGGCTGCGCCGGTCGAGCCCGCCGCCGAGGTCGCCCCGGCCGGGCCGCTCGCGGCAGGCACGCACTCGTACGCCGACCTGCAGGGCGGCGAGTGCTTCTCGGCGTTCGAATCGGCCTGGCAGCAGGACTACGAGGTCGCCGACTGTGCGCAGCCGCACGTCGCCCAGCTCACCCGCCTGGGCACCCTCGACGGGGACGCGGCCGCGGCCTACCCGGGTGCCGACGTGCTGCAGAGCCAGATGAACCTGCTCTGCACGGGAGCGGACGCACTCGACCGGCAGGCCGCCGCGGCCTACCCCGACGTGCAGTTGCTCGCGAGCTTCCCGGCCGACGCCGACGCGTGGGCCGCCGGCGACCGCACGTACTCGTGCTTCGTCAACCGCAGCGGCGGCGAACCCCTGACGACCAGCCTCGTCGCCGTCGCGGGCTGA